The Blautia hydrogenotrophica DSM 10507 genome window below encodes:
- a CDS encoding pyridoxal-phosphate-dependent aminotransferase family protein: MYKIMTPGPTQVRESVRKARSLECPNSDLDPAFFDYYKQTCELISSLLHTSEETLILSGEGILGLEAACASMTEPGDRVLVLDNGIYGKGFADFVSMYGGIPVLYTRDYLETLDVKELEEYLEKDHDFKYATVVHCDTPSGMLNDIRSICPLLKKYGILTVVDSVAGMFGNEVYAEESQVDILCGGSQKAVSAPPGLTFVTVSEDAKKAMAERKTPVASFYANLRIFEGYYEKQWFPYTMPSSDIYGLHQAMEDIRNDKDLYRRHERIGKAVRKALRESGLGLHLKSGYSNTVSVFDVPKDVTASQILNKVLEDSGILLAGSFDVLEGKVIRIGHMGANATYENVKETMEALDCAMRGLQVPLSASLAEVFEREYASK, translated from the coding sequence ATGTACAAGATTATGACACCTGGGCCGACGCAGGTGAGAGAAAGTGTGAGAAAAGCAAGAAGTCTGGAATGTCCCAACTCTGATTTGGACCCAGCATTTTTTGACTATTATAAGCAAACCTGTGAGTTGATCAGCAGTCTTTTGCATACCAGCGAGGAGACACTGATTTTAAGCGGAGAAGGAATTTTAGGATTAGAGGCGGCCTGCGCATCCATGACGGAGCCGGGGGATCGGGTATTGGTGCTGGACAATGGAATCTATGGAAAGGGATTCGCGGATTTCGTGAGTATGTACGGCGGTATTCCGGTGCTCTATACTAGAGATTATCTTGAGACTCTGGATGTAAAAGAACTGGAAGAATATCTGGAGAAGGATCATGACTTTAAATATGCGACAGTGGTGCATTGTGATACTCCCAGCGGTATGCTGAACGATATTCGAAGTATCTGTCCTCTTCTGAAAAAATATGGAATTTTGACCGTAGTGGACTCTGTGGCTGGGATGTTCGGCAATGAAGTCTATGCCGAAGAAAGTCAGGTGGACATTCTCTGTGGTGGTTCACAAAAAGCAGTTTCCGCGCCTCCTGGACTTACCTTTGTGACTGTCAGTGAGGATGCGAAAAAGGCTATGGCAGAAAGAAAGACTCCGGTCGCATCTTTTTACGCAAATCTGCGAATCTTCGAAGGGTATTATGAGAAACAGTGGTTCCCGTATACGATGCCATCCAGTGACATTTATGGCCTGCACCAAGCAATGGAAGATATTCGGAATGATAAAGATCTCTACAGACGTCATGAGAGAATTGGAAAGGCTGTGAGGAAGGCATTGAGAGAGTCTGGCCTGGGGCTGCATTTGAAAAGCGGCTACTCCAATACGGTCTCGGTGTTTGACGTGCCAAAGGACGTGACGGCATCACAGATTTTGAATAAGGTGCTGGAGGATTCGGGTATCCTGCTTGCAGGTTCTTTCGATGTTTTGGAGGGAAAAGTGATTCGAATCGGACATATGGGGGCCAATGCCACCTATGAAAATGTCAAGGAGACCATGGAAGCTCTGGACTGTGCGATGAGAGGCCTTCAGGTTCCTTTGAGTGCGTCCTTGGCGGAGGTATTTGAAAGAGAATACGCTTCTAAATGA
- a CDS encoding ABC transporter ATP-binding protein: MLRVNHLYKSYQTGTVTYEVLKDVSFEVKRGEFVAVMGPSGSGKTTLLNCISCFIPHDKGEILLDGKDLSKLKERQIAKVRNEKLGFVFQDFMLLDGLTVFENVCIPKVIREEPYRKMEEKAKELLAMFGIEQIKDKYPAEISGGQKQRTAVARALMNEPLLILADEPTGNLDSRSSEAVIKAFLEAKRKLGATTFMVTHDSFSASYCDRVIVMKDGKVFQELVNSGEPRVFMEELLEVLGRMNGGDQA, encoded by the coding sequence ATGCTGAGAGTGAATCATCTATATAAAAGCTATCAGACTGGAACTGTCACTTACGAAGTGCTGAAGGATGTGAGTTTTGAGGTGAAAAGAGGGGAGTTCGTGGCAGTGATGGGGCCGTCAGGGAGCGGCAAGACCACTCTTTTAAATTGTATTTCTTGTTTTATTCCCCATGACAAAGGGGAGATTTTGTTGGACGGCAAGGATTTGTCTAAATTAAAGGAGCGACAAATTGCGAAGGTGAGAAACGAGAAACTGGGATTTGTGTTTCAGGATTTCATGCTTTTGGACGGGCTGACCGTTTTTGAGAACGTGTGTATTCCCAAAGTGATTCGTGAGGAACCCTACAGAAAGATGGAGGAAAAAGCCAAAGAGCTTTTAGCCATGTTTGGAATTGAACAGATCAAAGATAAATATCCTGCTGAAATCTCAGGCGGACAGAAACAGCGGACGGCGGTGGCGAGGGCGCTGATGAATGAGCCGCTTTTGATTCTGGCGGATGAACCCACCGGAAATCTGGACAGCCGTTCTAGTGAGGCGGTGATCAAAGCATTTTTGGAGGCAAAGAGAAAACTTGGGGCGACCACGTTTATGGTGACCCATGACAGCTTTTCCGCTAGCTATTGTGACCGGGTGATTGTGATGAAGGATGGGAAGGTCTTTCAGGAGCTGGTGAATTCAGGGGAGCCGAGAGTGTTTATGGAAGAGCTGCTGGAAGTTTTAGGCAGAATGAATGGTGGTGATCAGGCATGA
- a CDS encoding LytR/AlgR family response regulator transcription factor, with amino-acid sequence MLELIICDDETVFRKDLRKTLETELDLSGISYKSKEFCCAEDMIKDLCASKDRQIFFLDIEMDKLNGMDAARLIRAQNPSAVIIFVTSYTDFVFQGYEVKALNYILKPYKKEKILEVLHSALKELELSDDTGLYVEQRTGGIRLPFRTIRYLFSEKHSVHVVTNTDTVTFYGKLNEVETHLPNCFVRIHNRYLINLRYLKAIEKTYAILGQDVLPVSRSCRQELSVAYARYLLN; translated from the coding sequence ATGTTGGAACTGATTATTTGTGACGATGAAACCGTCTTTCGAAAAGATCTCAGAAAAACACTGGAGACTGAGCTGGATTTATCTGGAATCTCCTACAAGTCAAAGGAATTCTGCTGTGCGGAAGACATGATAAAAGATCTCTGCGCGTCTAAAGACCGACAGATCTTTTTTCTGGATATTGAAATGGATAAATTAAACGGAATGGATGCTGCCCGCCTGATACGGGCACAAAATCCCTCCGCCGTCATCATATTCGTCACCTCATACACGGATTTTGTATTTCAAGGCTACGAGGTAAAAGCCTTAAACTATATTTTAAAACCTTATAAAAAAGAGAAAATTCTGGAAGTTCTGCACTCCGCCCTAAAGGAATTGGAACTCTCTGACGATACAGGGCTCTACGTGGAGCAGCGCACCGGAGGCATCCGCCTTCCCTTTCGTACAATCCGTTACCTGTTCAGTGAAAAACATTCTGTCCACGTAGTCACCAACACAGATACCGTGACTTTCTACGGAAAACTAAACGAGGTCGAAACCCATCTGCCGAACTGTTTTGTTCGCATCCACAACCGTTACCTCATCAATCTACGCTATCTGAAGGCGATCGAGAAAACTTACGCAATTCTCGGTCAGGACGTTCTCCCTGTCAGCCGTTCCTGTAGACAGGAGTTATCCGTCGCCTACGCCAGATATCTCTTAAATTAA
- a CDS encoding ECF transporter S component translates to MQETLKRTPEKKVTSQVYFLTVTAVLTALTYIFTAFINVRLPIAANGGLVHLGNVPLFLAAMICGRKTGMIAGGIGMGLFDLMSGWTMWAPFTLVIVGVMGYVMGAMTERHRTFRWRALAILVVCVIKIVGYYLAEVLLYGNWAAPLSSIPGNFVQIAVAAVLVLPIVGRLDLIVKKLM, encoded by the coding sequence ATGCAGGAGACTTTGAAACGGACACCAGAGAAAAAAGTGACATCACAGGTATATTTTTTGACGGTCACAGCTGTGCTCACAGCGTTGACCTATATTTTTACGGCGTTTATCAATGTGCGCCTTCCCATAGCGGCCAACGGAGGACTGGTTCATTTGGGAAATGTACCATTGTTTTTGGCAGCGATGATCTGTGGACGAAAGACTGGGATGATTGCCGGCGGCATAGGAATGGGGCTGTTTGATCTGATGTCGGGCTGGACGATGTGGGCACCATTTACTCTGGTCATTGTAGGTGTTATGGGTTACGTGATGGGAGCCATGACGGAGAGACACCGCACTTTTCGTTGGAGAGCTTTGGCAATTCTCGTGGTCTGTGTGATTAAGATTGTGGGATATTACTTGGCCGAAGTACTTTTGTACGGCAATTGGGCGGCACCACTTTCCTCGATTCCCGGGAACTTCGTGCAGATTGCGGTGGCGGCTGTGTTGGTTCTTCCAATTGTAGGAAGGTTGGACTTGATTGTAAAAAAACTGATGTGA
- a CDS encoding methylglyoxal synthase produces MEQNLDNKYITFTIGKQKRIALIAHDGKKSELIEWCAQHKEILQRHFLCGTGTTARLISEHTGLPVKGYNSGPLGGDQQIGAKIVEGGIDFVIFFSDPLEAQPHDPDVKALLRIAQVYDIPIANNKATADFMVTSKFMDEEYQHNVLNFKQNIANRVEAMK; encoded by the coding sequence ATGGAACAAAATTTGGACAATAAATATATCACATTCACAATAGGAAAGCAAAAAAGGATTGCGCTGATCGCTCACGACGGAAAGAAATCTGAGCTGATTGAGTGGTGTGCCCAGCACAAGGAAATTCTTCAGAGGCATTTTCTATGTGGGACGGGGACGACAGCTAGACTGATCAGTGAGCATACTGGACTTCCAGTCAAAGGGTATAACAGTGGTCCTCTGGGCGGTGACCAACAGATTGGAGCTAAGATCGTGGAGGGCGGCATCGACTTCGTTATCTTTTTTTCAGACCCATTAGAGGCACAGCCCCATGACCCGGATGTGAAGGCTCTGCTTCGCATCGCCCAGGTCTATGACATTCCCATAGCCAACAACAAGGCTACAGCGGACTTCATGGTCACTTCGAAGTTCATGGATGAGGAATATCAGCACAACGTGCTGAATTTCAAACAAAATATCGCCAATCGGGTGGAAGCAATGAAGTAA
- a CDS encoding ABC transporter permease yields MTLTKVWKKLRERNWEQYRQFYFCVGFAVMLVSSYLLMLNSPLVQKTLPDGGDSRKQVYMMLCLAMVGCMIFVVYAANLFLRYKSREIGVFLALGTDKGKLSKALFAELGKCTLVVSVVGLAAGGVVSFLVGKLFEAIAKGAAVSFFVFTGTGWLYGILYTAVLFGVIMILTARFLKRSNIMDILNEHRKQEPLKRQVSFSYLLTGIVLTVLGVVIGFVVPNVIASVFHHWLGGWTNFFYILTLWGLYRIMVYSVSCHKKGRNPQKYYKHLVSYGLLKFQGASIVRNMLVITLLLLGGMFAVFYTPSQMNSMNASLDAYEAMYSYCYTEDAEELSKNEVFALAADYGVQISNYREAEFLQVLGSGVDRDHMDESGNLLEQYEKKHAVYECISASQYEQMTGQKASVEDGTYYMIQSEDAYENVFNRFDDMDQIYLEREDSYLPMEYQGNVIYQSLLNGDWGFDINARFVVSDGDYKKIAAHTMTYPRVKQVLFDSDKPEKAVEFNNELYKIFAQRMSDSMKVGSNYDAYKAKTSEPDSMYAMEAIYDADNPVKESDWQYEPTLLVLKEKNGLMTYAVYLLIFLYVSVICLAAVVVVAYARSQSVGLSSRQVFEDLEKLGADHGYLRRILRSQIQKVYFLPTLVGGLGILAFEILMCQINDGRLTKQELKMLPVLAVITLIMMAFQYLMYRASLHKVQKELSLL; encoded by the coding sequence ATGACTTTGACAAAGGTATGGAAGAAATTACGTGAAAGAAACTGGGAACAGTACCGTCAGTTTTATTTCTGTGTCGGCTTCGCTGTGATGCTGGTAAGCTCCTATCTGCTAATGCTGAACAGCCCTCTGGTGCAGAAGACTCTCCCAGACGGAGGAGACTCTAGAAAACAGGTCTATATGATGCTGTGTCTAGCCATGGTTGGCTGTATGATTTTCGTGGTCTATGCCGCGAACCTGTTTCTGCGCTATAAGAGCAGGGAAATTGGCGTTTTCCTGGCATTGGGCACAGACAAGGGAAAGCTATCTAAAGCTTTGTTTGCTGAACTGGGAAAATGTACCTTGGTTGTCTCTGTGGTGGGACTGGCAGCAGGAGGAGTGGTTTCCTTTCTCGTCGGAAAGCTGTTTGAGGCGATTGCAAAAGGTGCGGCGGTCAGTTTCTTTGTGTTTACCGGCACGGGATGGCTGTACGGGATTTTGTACACGGCGGTGCTTTTTGGAGTCATCATGATTTTGACTGCGCGTTTTCTAAAGCGGAGTAATATCATGGATATCCTGAACGAACACAGAAAACAGGAACCCTTGAAAAGACAAGTCTCCTTTAGCTATTTGCTGACAGGAATCGTGCTTACGGTTCTGGGAGTGGTCATTGGCTTTGTCGTGCCGAATGTGATTGCGTCTGTGTTTCATCACTGGCTGGGCGGGTGGACGAACTTTTTTTACATTCTGACTTTGTGGGGGCTGTACCGGATTATGGTTTACTCAGTCTCCTGTCATAAGAAAGGTAGAAATCCTCAGAAATACTATAAGCATCTGGTCAGCTACGGTCTTTTAAAATTTCAGGGCGCTTCCATTGTTCGCAATATGCTGGTGATTACACTTTTGCTGCTGGGGGGAATGTTTGCGGTTTTTTATACACCCTCCCAGATGAATTCTATGAATGCGAGCTTGGATGCCTATGAGGCTATGTATTCCTACTGTTACACGGAAGACGCGGAGGAACTTTCCAAAAACGAGGTCTTTGCGCTGGCGGCAGATTATGGTGTCCAGATTTCAAATTACCGTGAGGCGGAATTTTTACAGGTGTTGGGAAGCGGCGTAGATCGGGACCATATGGATGAGAGCGGAAATCTACTGGAACAGTATGAGAAAAAACATGCGGTGTATGAATGTATAAGTGCCAGCCAGTATGAACAGATGACGGGACAGAAGGCTTCGGTGGAAGACGGAACCTATTACATGATACAGTCAGAGGATGCCTACGAAAATGTTTTTAACCGATTCGACGATATGGACCAGATCTATTTGGAACGAGAGGATAGCTATCTGCCTATGGAGTACCAGGGAAATGTTATTTATCAGTCTTTGTTAAATGGGGATTGGGGCTTTGATATTAATGCCAGATTTGTGGTCAGTGATGGAGATTATAAAAAAATCGCAGCTCATACAATGACTTACCCTAGGGTAAAGCAGGTACTGTTTGACAGTGACAAGCCTGAGAAGGCGGTGGAATTCAACAACGAATTGTATAAAATTTTTGCCCAGAGAATGTCAGATTCCATGAAGGTAGGAAGCAACTACGATGCATATAAGGCAAAGACCAGTGAACCGGACAGCATGTATGCCATGGAGGCAATCTATGATGCGGATAATCCTGTCAAGGAGAGTGATTGGCAGTATGAGCCGACTTTGTTAGTGCTGAAGGAGAAAAACGGTCTGATGACTTATGCGGTTTATCTGCTGATTTTTCTCTATGTGTCTGTGATCTGCCTGGCCGCAGTGGTGGTGGTAGCTTATGCTAGAAGCCAGAGTGTGGGGCTTTCCAGCAGACAGGTGTTTGAAGATTTGGAAAAACTGGGAGCTGACCATGGATATCTGAGAAGAATTCTGCGAAGCCAGATTCAGAAGGTATACTTTTTGCCGACTCTGGTGGGTGGCCTGGGGATTTTAGCCTTTGAGATTTTAATGTGTCAGATCAATGATGGCAGGCTCACGAAGCAGGAGCTTAAGATGCTTCCAGTCCTGGCAGTGATTACTTTGATTATGATGGCGTTTCAGTATCTGATGTATCGGGCTTCTCTGCACAAGGTCCAAAAGGAGCTGAGTCTTCTTTAG
- a CDS encoding phosphodiester glycosidase family protein: MRRRICVILAVAILAVGAGTGYHQYQIREEARIQKEEARKREEELQHQRKQRTKEAQAVLDRLRQASSDERLCEDMQSVWTAANLAILEIQEFQEKYREDEEELIADANGILKEAKERADSLLRMRNIEEKIQVLYDRKNGTVAMDTGKNSQIFRKVQQELWKIPKDYPKKRAEYDQVIERISKEWNYVNDDWNYETGTLKISVEPVETDYTHYWICHVQTFSTDQLCSALCGGTYGNPRRTVSQELADHNGVLGINGSGFSYSSGIPAPGKSMIKDRTVYEDVYSNGNIMCVTGEGGMFTAPAGMTVQEMLQRDVKDTYCFGPTLVENGEAFEISEQFQQTYRYQRTAVGMISPGDYYLVIVDGKGVGGSQGMTYEELQQVFLDLDCEYAYNLDGGGSTTLVFKGRVINSLTDGKERPCGDILYFIDVGDGAEGDEIVIHEDEAMIRPPKRNS; this comes from the coding sequence ATGAGGAGAAGAATTTGTGTGATACTGGCGGTGGCGATTCTGGCTGTTGGGGCGGGAACAGGATACCATCAGTATCAGATAAGAGAAGAAGCACGAATACAAAAAGAAGAAGCGAGGAAGCGGGAGGAAGAGTTACAACATCAGAGAAAGCAAAGGACAAAGGAGGCGCAGGCGGTCTTGGACCGGCTGCGTCAAGCCAGTTCAGACGAACGGCTGTGCGAGGATATGCAGAGCGTATGGACGGCGGCGAATCTGGCAATTTTAGAGATTCAAGAGTTTCAGGAGAAATACCGGGAAGACGAAGAAGAGCTTATAGCCGACGCGAATGGGATTCTAAAAGAGGCGAAGGAGAGGGCAGATTCTCTGCTTAGGATGCGTAACATAGAAGAGAAAATCCAGGTTCTCTATGATAGAAAGAATGGTACAGTAGCTATGGATACGGGAAAGAACAGTCAGATTTTTCGGAAAGTGCAGCAGGAGCTTTGGAAGATACCCAAGGATTATCCCAAAAAGAGGGCAGAGTATGACCAGGTGATTGAACGGATTTCCAAGGAGTGGAATTATGTCAATGATGACTGGAATTATGAGACTGGTACTTTGAAAATATCGGTGGAACCGGTGGAGACAGACTATACGCATTACTGGATATGCCATGTACAGACCTTCAGCACAGACCAGCTCTGTTCTGCTCTGTGTGGCGGAACCTATGGAAATCCCAGGAGAACAGTTTCTCAGGAGTTGGCAGACCACAATGGAGTACTGGGAATCAATGGAAGCGGTTTTTCTTACAGCAGTGGGATTCCGGCACCTGGGAAAAGTATGATTAAAGACCGAACGGTCTATGAGGATGTCTACTCCAATGGAAATATTATGTGTGTGACCGGAGAAGGAGGAATGTTCACGGCTCCCGCCGGGATGACAGTTCAGGAGATGTTACAAAGAGACGTGAAGGATACCTATTGCTTTGGTCCTACCTTAGTGGAAAATGGGGAAGCTTTTGAGATCTCTGAACAGTTTCAGCAGACCTACCGGTATCAGAGGACTGCTGTTGGGATGATCAGCCCGGGAGATTATTATCTCGTGATTGTGGACGGAAAAGGAGTGGGCGGCTCCCAGGGAATGACTTATGAAGAGTTACAGCAGGTTTTTTTGGATCTGGACTGTGAATACGCCTATAACCTGGACGGTGGTGGTTCCACGACCTTGGTCTTCAAGGGAAGAGTCATCAATTCCCTTACAGATGGGAAAGAGAGACCCTGCGGGGATATTCTGTATTTTATTGATGTGGGAGATGGGGCGGAAGGAGACGAGATTGTGATTCATGAGGATGAGGCGATGATACGGCCTCCCAAAAGAAATTCGTGA